The proteins below come from a single Agrococcus beijingensis genomic window:
- a CDS encoding tripartite tricarboxylate transporter permease produces MDGIEGLVHGFTVAFTLQNLLFALLGAFVGTMIGVLPGIGPALTIALLLPMTYGMEVASAFILFAGIYYGAMYGGSTTSILLKTPGESGSIVAAIDGNKMARAGRGAAALATAAIGSFIAGTIATVLVALFAPGIVDIAVQLGARDFFALMVVAFLTVGALVGGSPLRGLTSLALGLTLGLVGIDFQSGQDRLTFGMPRLLDGIDTVVLIVALFAIGEVLYVVAHQTTSKYAVESIKGQRWMTRTDLRRSWKPWLRGTAIGFPLGVIPAGGSEIPTFLSYSLEKRLAKGARRKEFGNGAIEGVAGPEAANNANAAGTMVPLLTLGIPTSATAAIILVAFQQYGLQPGPALLRNEPDLVWGLIASLLIGNLMLLVLNLPLVGVWVKLLKIPKPYLFAGIATFALLGAYAVNGASFDVLLLIVFGVVGYLLRRFGFPIAPVVVGAILGPLAELQLRRALDISAGDPLTLLASPFSVVVYVTLAVVLTLPLLIRTLNRRRLTRTTMLETVPDDHRDQRDERDDREHPIQLTEPQPASAQQTPATKEKP; encoded by the coding sequence ATGGACGGCATCGAAGGACTCGTCCACGGCTTCACGGTCGCGTTCACGCTCCAGAACCTGCTCTTCGCGCTGCTCGGCGCATTCGTCGGCACGATGATCGGCGTCCTGCCGGGCATCGGCCCGGCGCTCACCATCGCGCTGCTCCTGCCGATGACCTACGGCATGGAGGTCGCGAGCGCCTTCATCCTCTTCGCCGGCATCTACTACGGCGCCATGTACGGCGGATCGACGACCTCGATCCTGCTCAAGACTCCCGGCGAGTCCGGCTCGATCGTCGCCGCCATCGACGGCAACAAGATGGCACGCGCGGGCCGCGGCGCCGCGGCGCTCGCGACTGCGGCGATCGGCTCGTTCATCGCCGGCACGATCGCCACGGTGCTCGTGGCGCTGTTCGCGCCGGGCATCGTCGACATCGCGGTGCAGCTGGGCGCGCGCGACTTCTTCGCGCTCATGGTCGTGGCCTTCCTGACGGTCGGCGCACTCGTCGGCGGCTCGCCGCTGCGCGGCCTGACGTCGCTCGCCCTCGGCCTCACGCTCGGCCTCGTCGGCATCGACTTCCAGTCCGGCCAGGATCGCCTGACCTTCGGCATGCCGCGACTGCTCGACGGCATCGACACGGTCGTGCTCATCGTCGCGCTCTTCGCCATCGGCGAGGTGCTCTACGTCGTCGCGCACCAGACCACGTCGAAGTACGCGGTCGAGTCGATCAAGGGCCAGCGCTGGATGACGCGCACCGACCTGCGCCGGTCGTGGAAGCCCTGGCTGCGCGGCACCGCGATCGGCTTCCCGCTCGGCGTGATCCCCGCCGGCGGCAGCGAGATCCCCACGTTCCTGTCGTACTCGCTCGAGAAGCGGCTCGCGAAGGGCGCGCGGCGCAAGGAATTCGGCAACGGCGCCATCGAGGGCGTCGCAGGCCCCGAGGCCGCCAACAACGCGAACGCCGCCGGCACGATGGTGCCGCTGCTGACCCTCGGCATCCCGACCTCGGCGACCGCGGCGATCATCCTGGTCGCGTTCCAGCAGTACGGGCTGCAGCCCGGCCCGGCGCTGCTGCGCAACGAGCCCGACCTGGTGTGGGGACTCATCGCGAGCCTGCTGATCGGCAACCTGATGCTGCTCGTGCTCAACCTGCCGCTGGTCGGGGTCTGGGTGAAGCTGCTCAAGATCCCGAAGCCCTACCTGTTCGCGGGCATCGCGACCTTCGCGCTGCTGGGGGCCTACGCCGTCAACGGCGCGTCGTTCGACGTGCTGCTGCTGATCGTCTTCGGCGTCGTCGGCTACCTGCTGCGGCGCTTCGGCTTCCCGATCGCCCCCGTCGTCGTCGGCGCCATCCTCGGCCCGCTCGCCGAGCTGCAGCTGCGCCGCGCGCTCGACATCTCGGCGGGCGACCCGCTCACCCTGCTCGCCTCGCCGTTCTCGGTGGTCGTCTACGTCACGCTGGCGGTCGTGCTCACCCTGCCGCTGCTCATCCGCACCCTGAACCGGCGCCGCCTCACGAGAACCACCATGCTGGAGACGGTGCCCGACGACCACCGCGACCAGCGCGACGAGCGCGACGACCGCGAGCACCCCATCCAGCTCACCGAACCCCAGCCCGCGTCCGCCCAGCAGACCCCCGCAACCAAGGAGAAGCCATGA